GCGGACGCCCTGCCCCGCCCGCGCGAGGTCGCGCACCGCGGCGGCCGTGAGATCGCCGGCGCGATCGAGCGGGTGGCGCTGGCGCAGATCTTCGAACCGCACGGTGAGCAGCACCGCGAGCCTGGCGGCGCCGCAGGCGACGACCAGCTCCCGCATCCGGGCGTCGTGCGGACCCATCTCCCAGAGCGTGGGATACGCGCGCACGGCGGGAGCGCCGGCGTCCACGGCCGCGCGCAGGGCGCGCTCCCAGTGGGGCCAGTCGGGGCGGATGGTGGGCACCGGCCGCAGCGTGCTCGCATGCGGCGCCAGGGCCGTGTAGAGTTGGGCGTTGCCCGCGGACGGATCGCGATAGAACGCGCTGGGCAGGTGCCCCACCCACGCGCCCCGCAGCCCCTCGCGTTCGAGCACGCGCACGAGCACGTCGGGGTCCGGGTGCGGCAGGTACCGGAACGGATACGGTCCGATGAGCGCGTTGACGTCGATCATCCGGCCACCGGCGCCCGGCGCGATAGGGGCGCGTCGATGCCCGGGAAGCTGCCGGGCGGAAAGATGCGCAGCGCGTTGCCGTACCGGATCCGGGCCGCGTCGTCCGCGGTGAGGCGGATGGCCTCGAATCCCATCAGCTTGGCGAGCCCGGTTTCCATCGTCACGTCGCTGCCCCACACCAGCCGCTCAGCGCCGAGGCGCAGGATGGCTTCGTCGAGCATGCCGCGATCGACGCCGCTTCCCGAGAGATCGGCGAGAATGTTGGGGACGTCGGCGATGGCCGGAAGGGTGTGCATGTAGTCGCCGCCGCCGCCGATGTGGGCGAGGATGAACCGGACCGTGGGGTGCCGGCGCGCGAGCTCGGCGAGGTCGAGGCCATCGGAGATCTCCTGCGACGGCCACTCGCGCGTGCGGTGCTGCCAGATATGATGGAGGATCGGCAGCCCATGGCGCGCCGCCGCTTCGCAGAT
This Gemmatimonadaceae bacterium DNA region includes the following protein-coding sequences:
- a CDS encoding amidohydrolase family protein produces the protein MTPATPAAPLAGPAPLIDAHAHFLHAHAGRADWEAVNAARFRAGERIGVTYHVASILGSFGFTSPTYFPSPRDVTAGNDAMRAIAAAHPDRVRMYVTVNPNDTAHAVDEIGRGVAAGAVGIKLAASRRASDPLLDPICEAAARHGLPILHHIWQHRTREWPSQEISDGLDLAELARRHPTVRFILAHIGGGGDYMHTLPAIADVPNILADLSGSGVDRGMLDEAILRLGAERLVWGSDVTMETGLAKLMGFEAIRLTADDAARIRYGNALRIFPPGSFPGIDAPLSRRAPVAG